The genomic segment GTGTAAGTGGGAGGAGGCATGAATTTGAACTCTGGGGCATACATGAAGATTGGGCTGTCAATGGAACTGTCAAGATCATCTAGCAAGGGTGTAGTGGGGCTCTCCAGGCGGTGGTCTTCAGGTATGATGTCCATGTAGCATGGAggtgctgcaaaaaaaaaaaaagagaagcttttgagtCCTACTGCTGTGATCTCAGTTTTATGCCTATTTTCAGGCTGCTGTAATGAAGAACGccactcttcctccccacaaACATGGTCCTTTATAGAAGGCTAAGACTGAGCACTGTACTGCACTTCAAACCATGTCTCAGTTTACTGGAAGATCAGAgcagacacccacacactcccccaccccccagcacctttAGTAAGGCTCAAGCCAACATCCCCACAGCAGCCTAGTGCTCAGCTCACCTTCTGGAGCATCAGGGATATTCAGGTCCACCCAGCTCATCTCAGAGCTAGCCTGGCTGGCCATGCTGGAGTTGCGGCTGGCAAACCCAGATCGGCTACCGATGACTAGAGGCAGCTCCAGGATGATCTTCTTGGAACCAGGGACGCTGACGTAGATCTGTATGAACAAGACCAGGGAACAGGGGGTTACTACATCACCGGTTAATGTTTTGCTGTTACAAGAACATGACTGAGTCAGGATATAGTTCTAGTGAAACTGCAGTGATGTGGGGAAAAAGAACTACACTATAAATTTAAAGTGTAATTCAGCCTACATTGGTCAAAGCAGGCTTGTTTTCAAGGCATCTCCAAGATACGTGTTCTAGTGAGCTACGGGTCTAGACTCCCATATAAAAGACTATGGCTATGGACAACATCGCATGTCCCACCCAACCCCTTATAAGGGCAGCCCTCATGTTTACTGAGGCAGGAAGCGCTCAGAGCAATGCGGAGCTGCAATCCAAACAAATGCAAGACGCAGTGTGGAGTACAGGAGTGTCCTGATAGAGACCCTTACCTGCAAGAAGTACTCCACACGCAGGATATTGCAGCCCAGGATGGACGGTTTGATCTTCTTCACCCGGAGAGTTTTGCCCCGCCAGCTCTCGGACATGCCTGAGATGATGTGGTTGCCTCGGACGCAGGAAAGTTTCTGGGTGAAAACCTTGGTCTGCCCATTTGCCAGGTAGGTGTGCTTGGAAACAATGGCTGCTTTGGGCACCACGATGCGCGAGCAGGTGTTCTCGAAGTCTGCATTGATGCAGATATCAtcacctggaaaaatggaaaaaaaaaaaaaaaaaatgggagctTAGTTATGGAGAAGACCTGAGGTCTTAGAGTGGAGGGCTCAGCAGTGCTCTGGCTATCTCATCCTATTATGCTCTCCATACTACACCCACCCAGATCCCTTTCCCTCTTGCATTTGCAGCTTTCAAATAATCCTCCCATCTTCAGAGAGGCAGATTCTTGCTACTTTCATGCACTCAGCTTCTCTTCACACCCTCTCCTGTAACCAGCCCATTGCCAAAGGAAAGGAATTGATCTTACCTTCACAGAATCCCTTTCTGTCAATTCTGGCACTGACAGACACATGTCCATCAGGAATAAACATGCAGGAcaccttcttttctttcttggcAGCAACTGGTGACTGGAAGAGATTCACAGGGAGATTGTGTTACAGGGATGACACCAAACACCGTAACTCCCCCCACTACCAAATGCTGTCTGTGTTCCCTGTTCTTGCAACTTCTATGTGTCAGCCCCGTCATCATCTGTGTGCCAAGCCTGCTGCAGTTTAGTTTTTAGGTCCCAGTTAAGCCCTAACTTCCTGCTTTAAGAACATTATGGAAGACTGACCGATGCCTAAATGGCTACCTTCCAAGCAACCGGTCTCATGAAACATTACTACATCACTCTATTTGAAGTCTACACTCAAGATTCCCCAAGACAGAGCTAACATCCTTGTCTAAAGGACCTTAGTCACCATATAACTCCAGCCACTAACTGAACACCACCTACACATGCAGACACAGAGCAGATAATTACCATTAAATCTGGAGTGTTGACATCAACAGGATCCATGACCTCAAAGTACTTCTTGATCTCTTGAGTCGGAAAGGATGGGCGATCCAAGAAAGCTTTAACCCAGTAATCCACACAGCCATACTTCCCCTTGAATGAGGTCCCCAAAGGCCTGTAATACAAGACAGCAGAACAGTCTGTTAGAGACATACAAGATAACTAGAAAGGAAAAATTTAAGATGAGGATTTTAGTAGCCACTCTGAGCCAATACCTACCCCTGGGGAAGCTCAAATCCAAATTTGTATTCATATTTGTTCCCGGGTCTCAGGATCACTGAGCCATCACCATCTAGAAAGATAAAAGAACAGAAAAGTCTGTAAAACCACATGGCACAACTTGGAAAGTTTAAACTTTGTTATGTTTGTCCTATTTCAGAGCATGTACAAGTTTATAAGGAAATCAGTACAGTTGTGGCATTTATACACCCTAGCTAGGTTGTTTCTTAGGAACAGCCAAACAATCCTCCTATGCCTTTTTGGCAGGGGAGTAGCATTGTAGATCTAGGCTTGATATTACTTATATCATCTCCTTTTAAACACAGACCAACACTGAATTCTGCTCCAATAAATCACTTTTCACCTTTgcattctctccccctcccccaccatctgtcTGCAACTAGACTGTTGGACCAgccagcagaggggaaaaaaaaaggaagtcacTGAAGGCATTTCTCATGCCCACAGCTCTTTCATCTCAGTTTTCTCACCCTCCGTCAAGGCCCTCTGCCAAGTTTGACAGCTATGCTCCCTCATAACTTCCTGTTACAAAGATCCAGAGTACTCCAGGCCAAGGACCTAAACCTGCAGTTCCCCTACTATGACACCTGTTCTGGTAAATGAGTACAATATCCAGTACACACTATACCTACACCTTTTTCTAAAGAAAGTAAAGTAGCCACTGCAACTGAATCCAAGACTTAAGACATGGTCATTCCGAGTTGTTCTTACAGCCTTGGAGGCTGCTCCCTATAAACAAGTAATTAGTtatgctctcttctcttccttGGCAAGATAAGGACCAGCAGTAGCTAGTTTTATTACCACGTTAGAAATTTCAGCCCTAAATTCTCTAACTTCAGTCCATCTTTTGTTCTTAGCCACCTTAAGTCTGCGGGGTCTGAGATCAATGGCCAGCATCTTCTACTGCCAAGAAGTAAAGACAGAAAGATCCAAGTACTATTTGATTTTGCATCTCTCCAAAGTCTTTGGAGTTCTTTAAATGTACTAAGAATCCTCCCTTAAAATCAAAAGTCCCCATCTCTTTAAAACATCCCCATTGCATCTATTTAAGCCTGTAAGAGTAAAATccagtgggaaaccagtttgcCCATCAAGTTACCAAGGGAAGACTGAAACCAAAAGCTAACCATCCCTAACCTTCATTTGACAAAAGATGATTATCCTTTGCACAACATCCACAACCACAACTCACAACACTGGCACAAGAGACACCACCCAAGAGACTTTTGCATCAAGGTTCTCACCAGCTGGCTGATCATCCAAAGTGAGGACATCTTCATAACGCAGATACTCCATCTCCTGCTTGCACTGTTGGGGTCCTTTGATCCAGACCACCTTGGCCTCCCCACAAGCCAGCACCTTCACAGAGCTGACCCGTGTGACTTCGTTCACTTCCACCACCACACGGCCAGCCACCTTTTCTCCGCTGTTATAGACCTTTTCAGGCTCGCTGAAGACCAGCTCAAAGATCTTGATCTTTTTGAACACCACCATGGTTGCCAAAAAGTTGGGTTTCGCTCCCCAAaaagaggtttgtttgttttttttaagcaagTGGTTTTAAGTCACAATCGGGAAGTTTTAAGCAATtgcgactttttttttttttccttgaaagttGCTAGTGGCAAAAATTTACAAGCTTTTCATAAATAGATTCACCGCGATGGGATGCAAAAATTAATCAAGTGCGGCAAGATTGGGTCTCCACAGATGGTCTAATACACCCCTACAACGGCTCAGAGGTGCAAAGAAAAAGCAAGCAACAATAAACAGGCAAACGAGATCTTGGTCAATAGCCCTCAGCAGCAACAGCACCAaccagcgtcggctccgctgcgCTGCAAGGCTCTGAGCCAAAGGAAAAGCCCAAGGCTGGTTTTATAGTCCATCTCCCCCTCCCGTCTCCTGTTGATCTCAGCTCGCCACGCTGAGGGCTCGTGGACAAGCGTGCACGCCGCGTGATCAACGCTCCCATTGGCCGCCGCGGCCTTGTTTACATCGCCACCGGCCAATCGCCGCGCCGACCGCGGAGCGTGGACACGGTGTGTAAGATGCGCCGGGAAGCTGcgaagggaggggaggagtggaGGAGAGAGCGAAGGGGGAGCGGGCCAAGGAGAGGCGAGGAAGGGAGGCGCCGTGAGCCAATCAGAGGTAAGAGGGCGGGGCTTAATGTTCCTTACGGCAGGGAGGAGACGGGCGGAGGCGGGGGGTTTTGGTGACTGGGTCGGTGTGCCACGGGCATATGGCACCCCCCCATTCCTGCTCTAGTCCCACAGCCCCGCCTAGCCTTCCCTGGGGGACATATGGACGGTCCCACCGCACCCCAGCActaacccccccccacaccgATCCTGGAGGGTATCGATTGCATGTCCCCCCATATCTGCCCCCATACTAACCATATGGGGGGTCAATTCCACAGACCCCGCCCCATCTCACACTAACCATGAGAGGGGCAATTCAcatctcccctccacacacactgaGCATGGGGAGGGTCAATTCCATATTGCCCCCAACACTGGACCCCACGGACCATGGCAGTTCCTTAACCCACCACTGACTATGGGGGTCCATTCAACAATTTCCATgacaactcccccaccccagtgaccATGGAGGGAGTGAATTCTGCTGCCCTTCAGCAACATCCCCTACTGGCTATGAGGGGCACTTCTACAAGCCCCCTAAAAACTGATCCGGGGGGGCGTCTCTTGCTAGATCTCCCCTCACACTGTGGAGGGGAAGTGGCACAATCTGCCAGGAGCTCCCCACATGATGGCCCCCAGGGAGCAATTCATCAGCCCCTTCCTCCAGACTGGCTTGGGGGCAATCCCACTTTCCGCTGATCACCTATTTCACATACTGACTGCAAAGCTTTGTAGCCCCCAGCAAACCAACACTACAGACCCtaatgggtgggtggtggggacagatctcagcctctcctaacCCATCTATTGATTACGCGTGGGGGTTACTCCTCTACCACATTCCCTCATTTCCCAAAGAGCCCCTCCTGCAGTTCCAAAATGTGTtagccctccccccctcccccagccccctgatcCCCATTGATTATACAGAGGATATCACTATACACAGACTTCCCCTCAGGAAAAAATCATCCTTGCGTAACCGTACTGAGAACGTTTAAGAGTTGCAAGaattctgccccctcctctgaCTGTCTTAAAAGAACTCTCTATGTGCAATGCCAGGCTGACTGCTCGTCATACGGGAAATGGGAACGGAATGAAAAATAGGACACCAAACTTATTTTTCAGTGGCTTGATGTCACATCTTGTAGCCTTCGTGACAAGTTTTGCCTTGGGATCACAGCATCTAGTCCTTTGCCGAGGGGGATTGTTGAAAAACAGGTTTATTATCTGGTCCAGTGCGGGCTCCTTGAAGAATTTGTGTTGTGAGATATTAGACATCAAATAAGCAGTGCCCCCACGTTCCCTCCTATTGACCAcatgggcagggagcagcttGAATCCCCCACCAAGCATTTAAGGTGGGGAGCAGTGAATTATTGTACAAAACCACTCCCTGACTCTTCTGGGTATATTTTAATACAGCATCTCCCAAATTCTCCTTTATTTTTCCAGCACTGGTTAGCTACTTCCCTCATGGAGATGGTTTatctgggagagctctctcccagtgtTGGTGCTGTGACCACACTACTGAGCGTTAAACTTAGAAATGTAGACAACCCTACATAGTTTAGGGAGACAGTAAAGCAGTCCCTGGTATCAAAAAGGTAGAGACACACTGCTCTAAATCAATACAATCTTCACCCAGAAAAAGCTGTGAACAATGTCATTAATCAGCTGAAAAATGATTTTGTAATGGTCATGAGAAGAGGGAAATCAGAGactctcttttccttttgtttctagAACCTCTGCCCCTCAACTGGGAAAAGGGTTAGTCAACTCctttcactctccttcacccttGAAATGGAAACTGGGCTGTATTTGTGTTTGTAGCAACGAAGCCCATGTACATGCTCAGCCTGGAATTTGGCTTGTGTATCCCCACTCCGTATCAATAGTTCTTCATGTGGTAGGATATAAAGCGATCACCTGCTGGGCGGAAGAAAGAATTTCCTTGCTCTGAAAGAGCAATGGGGCCAAGGggcacctggctgcctgggcgTGCAATGCAGGAGCTGCTCCTTTTCCATGAACATCTGCTACCAGCTAGTACTGGACATTGGATACTAATTTAGGCATACTATTAGTCTAGTCCTACGTGGTAGGTGGAGGGATACTGGACATTATTGTTGGGTCTAACTTGGCAGGAGCTGGAATATCAAATTAGTTGGACCACTGGTCCAGTCCAGTGTGgcagaagatgggatactggaCTCGCTGGACCATTGATTTTTTGTGAATGTAGTTCTTTATCAGAACATCTAGTGTCCCTCTAAAAGCAGCGTTAAATCCTGCCTCTCTGGTTCCCTTCAGTGTATGTATCTCCTAAAGGATTATGTTTTCTCCAGCTGTACTGCCCAGCCTGTACAGAGCTGCAGTCCATTGCTGTTTTCTCTCAGCTGGTGATAACACACATTCCATGGATGTCCCAGAACATTTCTCTCtgggccaggcagccagccagagctgtGGTCCAAGGCACATTCCAAATACTGAATCCTTTTCTCCCTGCCAAACTACTTTTGGTCTTTGCCTCCCTGACTTGTATTTGGCTGAAAATGTCACACTCCTATCCATATTTCTTCTAATTTTTctatccataggcagaataaattttgttatgtgcactgaggcatgtgtggatatgtaCCACTAATAgcaacatatgctgccagctgtgggcactctgcttattacctgggtggcacctgaatctctccagggtggctaccaagtgctcaccttacagggaaccctgactCCTATCCTGCCAGTGGACAGCTAGCTGTGATGTCCTCAGGAGAGCGCTAGATTAAGAGTAAAACTTCTAGGGCAACAAACCAGGTTTGATGGCAGCAGAATTTGGACATGCTTGGTTATGTTCGTAGAACAAAATCTTTAGTTTGTCACGTCAAGGCGAAGGAGAAAATGCCAAAGAGATGGGCACCACTGAACTCTTATCTCCCTCTGCCTGACCCCTTCTGTGACTCTCAAAGGAGTTCCTTTAGGGCTTGTCTGCTCTGGGCTGTGCCACCCTGGCCTGGTTTCAAACACAATTCAGGCTATCCCAGCTCAGACACAGCAGTGAGGGTCACAAACTGTGTTTAAATCAAATGTAGGCTATTTAGATGTACCCTTAGAATCCATCTTCTagtcttgattccttttgcccctAGGTGATGTGAATTTCCACTGTACCAAGGATCTGATGCACAAGAGAGGGTTGCTAAGGAACTTCATCTCCTGGCCTAAATTAAACCAGAGTAACAAAAAGTTCTACTTCTGTCACATGATAGGAATCACTCATTCCAGCATGACCCTTGTTGCTTGCTCATCCATACCACATAACACCAGTCTCTGAGGGGTGCTGCTTGCAGGCTGTTGCTGCCATGCGCAAAACTCCAGGGAGTTGTTTACACAAGAAGTACTTTGGCCATATATGGTTTCCTTCCAAAAGTACAGAGACACAAACTATTCACAATGGCCATAGAACAAGGGACTTGACTGTCACGCAAAGGATCTGCTGTtacgctgccccctcccacaatgTTGTTGCAAAAGTAATTTCCGCTGGTGGGGTTGGGAGCTGATTAATAGGGGGCTGTGGTTTGAAAGTCTTACCTGATTGCATCACATGCATAAGCATCTCTTTGCCACCTGAACACTGAGGGATCTACTGCTTCTGAATGGCTACTCCTATCACTTGCTTTGCTCCTTTTTTCTGTATCTGATCCAGGTTCTCTGTTTTCATCACCCAAATCCTTCAAGGATCACTGTCCAGTGGAAATGCTCTTCTGCAATAATAGGATAAAGCAGAGGTACCCAAAGTGGAGGGGGGGGGGTAAAATTTCATAAGGGGTCCTGAGACCCATCCATCttatccacctcattaaaaagtGTACTATGCTGGTGTTTTTACATAGGTGTATTTACATTTCTATAGTAACAAATAAAGTTGTACATTCCACAGGCTAATTTTCTTATATGTgccaaaagagttttttttttatatgaacataactgaaatttccatcagtttggattacattagacgggGGAATGGGGGCTGAATGATCCGAGATGGGGGCTGCGGTTGACCACTCCATTTCTCAGGCCCAACAGAACtttctaattgcagggatgaaaagtgaggcccattgtaaaaagtttgctcaccccggggATAAAGGATCATGGGCTGCCTAGGTTCAATACTGAGCAGAGAAGGGATCTATGCAGCTTGAATTTCCTAGGTCCCAATTCAGTTCCTAGCACAGATTAGGTGTCTTTGTCacacctcctttcgaaagattgccttgctgcttattaatttggTGAATAGATTTCAACCTTGCTGCCACACAATAGAACCCCTCTCTCCTTCattttccccagcagcacagggtaaGTGCTTGCACCGATACAATTTGGACGTTCTAGATTGCAAGCTCCTGGCGTGAATGCAATTGACAAACCCTTTCTAGTGGATGGATTTGTGAGTCAATTGGTGCTTCTTTTCCAAATCCTTCCCATGTAGGGGTTTTCTGATGAATTATGTATGAGCCAGAAACTCATTACACATAAGTGGCCCGTGACTGGGATGTCATCCAACTGTGTTATGCAAAAAGAGATGTCATTTTAGAGTCTGAGAAAGGTCACATCACCCCTATCCATAAGAAGCAGTGAGAAATAGCTCCTGGAGAGATGGCTATGTTCTCTTTGTTTGGCTAGTAGAGACTGACCTCTTCTGGTATGACACCACATGATTCTAGGTTGAAAAGAGGCAGCATCAGCCTACTTACCAGCTGGCAGTTGTGCCTCACCTTGTTGTTGTGGTTTTTTAACCTTATTGACCAATTACTTTGTGAAACCAACCCAGTGGGCCAGCTCTGCTTTTGGCAGCAGTTGCACTGCATTCTCCTATTAAATAATAATGAAAGAAGAAGCTCTTATATACCAGAAGGAGGACTGATGGGCAAGAGCCCTCCTTTTCCTCAGCACTGGGTCTGTTATTTGTAAGACCTGCAAAGAAGAACCAAACCACATGTagctggaggcagcaggggagagtTGACACCACATCTCTTCCATAACCCAGGTTACCAGGAGCAAATCAAAACCCTCTTCCTTCCTCACTGGTTTCCTGTAGAATAGTGAGTCTAATTCAAGACTTCAGACCTTGATTTGGGGGGTTACTCAGTGgccccaaaatatttaaaagagacTAAATGATCTGAGATGGGGCCTGCGGTTGACCACTCCATTTCTCAGGCCCAGCAGAACTTTCTACCATCAGGGTAAAGCTCAGCTGTGCAGGAAATGGCATTTCCCAGCGGCTGGTCCCAGCCTGTGAAACGAACTCCCACAGgcaaagttccctctaagctgtgcacttgtgtggccacccaagagagagtcaggtgctggcccgccgattagcagagtgctggcagcttggtttgtgtttctcctggtggtgcacattcgcctCGGACGACATCACAAGGTTTATTCTGCGCATGCATGGTAAAAAATCTGCACATTAATGGAaaggattagagggaacattgctcatgGGGATGAAGGATCACCACACTCCTCCTCACCTTCTGCTCCAATTGCACGGTGTTCTCATTCAATCTGCCTTTGCTACCCTAAACTTAGAGCCATGTGGCCGTAAAAACCCAATAACagctcccttctccctcccccaccaagaaAACCAGCCGCCAAAAAGAAACCCTCCCAAAACCACTCCATTGCAGACACAATTCTCCCACCGGGTTGAAGAGAGAGGAGAGAACAGATTGCACAGGACAGGTGTTAGTCACGCTCCTTCCCGCATGACTGCAAGGTGCTCAGATGCTATAGTGAAGAGTGTGATAAAACAGCCCCTCCAGAACAGAATAGAATCCACTGCTGGAGAGGACAGTCAGAGCTGGGCTTTGAGTATCCATGCTAGTGGATTTTGCTTGCAGCACGTTGGTGATTCCTCCCATGCTGCTCTGACAGCTAGTAGAGGAACCGAGGGTCAggcattatctgttccaacctgcTGCTGAAGGTGGTGATTGGGGTCAGATGAAGAACTTGTTTCTCTCCTGGACTTGGAGGTGAAATTTTCCCTCCTGTTCCCCTGCTGTGATATTGCATCAGTACTGCCAACCATCCAGCTAGGCAGACTGGTCCTGGGTGGTAGCTCTTTCTATCCATATATCTCCAGGTGCTTCACAACAGTAGATAAGCAggattatcctcattttacagaagaggaaactgaggcacagagagggacaGCATCTTAATCCACATCACATCACTAGACAAGCTGGGACTGAACCTCACAGCTTTCCATTTCTAATTCAGTGTCCTGCAGCCACACAGTCCAGTGTGTCTGTAGACAAGGTATTGATGGATTTGCATCACCAGGAGATCTGAATTGTACTGGGGGCCTTTGCTCCTGTGTCTGTTCTTTGTCCCCCGCAACCACGTCTCAGAGGTAATCAACAGGAGTTAATCACAGGAATATTTCTCCATTGTGCTGCCAATGCAAAATGCCAAAATTGGTGAAGGACACAGAGGTAGGGATGCATTATACTCCTACTTTGAGGCTAGGGCACCAGAGTGAAAAATGTATTGCTTTTTGTGTAGGCATTTCCTGAAGCTTTTGATAGGTGAACACATACTTTGgggagtggttctcaaccagctgTACATGTATCCCTGAGGATATGCAGAAGTCTTCCGGGGGTGCATCAACTCAGCTAGGTATTtgtctaattttacaacaggctagataaaaagcactagcaaattCAGCAAAGCTaacatttcatacagacaatgagCAGTTTATGCTGCTTTATATgccatacactgaaatgtaagtacaagatttatattccaactgattttttttatatcATAGAAATCagaaagtcagcaatttttcagtaatagtgttcTCTAACACGTGTAGTTTTACATCtaatttttgtaagcaagtagttttaggAGAGGTAGATCTTGGGGTATGGAAAattagactcctgaaaggggtacagtctGGAAAAGTGGAAAGCCACTGTCTTAGGAAAAAGGAGCAAGATTGTGTATCAGCCCAGATTCCTTTTGTGCTGTTGACAGCTGGCCGTTATTTCTGAGTGTGTATGGACCTCTAGAGGCCTCTCGCAGAACAGCAGACAGCACTGAGCCACGGAAAGGATTTTACTCCTCTGCCTGTCCTGACTGATAGCTCAGAAGTGATTTTGCCCACTTTACGCCAAGGGGCCAGTATCATACTGCTACAACCACATTTAAACACAGTTGATGTGAGCAAATTTCTAAAACGCTGAGCAGTGTGGACAGGATTTATTTGTTAATGTCTTTAAACTCTGCATTGAGTATTATGGGATTCTAAGGAGGAAAATGGCTTTAAGAAATTGTGCATATCTGGTTTCAGATGACTGGGGTTTTTATGAGCTGTGGAGCAGCCGTGTGGCCTAGTAGTATAGTTTTGGAACTCAAGAGACCTGGATGCCATCTCCAGCTCTGCTACTTAGCCTGCTGGGGTGACCTTGAGTGTGTGACTTCACCTCTCTCTGCCTTAGCTTCTCTCTCTGTAAAAGCAGAATGGTGACAGTGATGAGGTATCTACCCCATGCTGGTATAAAAGGGATTAATGGGAGCTTAATTCCAGCACCTGAAAGATGGGCCAGGCTTGATTAAAGATGAgtcccagctgggaggggagccaagTGGTTAGTTTGAAGAGTAGAGGTCTGCAGCAGAAGAGTGGGAAAAGTGCAGCAGCTACTTTCTAAATAGAGGGCAGAGAGCCAGGTGTGAGCTGTTAGGGAAGGCTGAAACTGGCTGAAGGTGGAATGGTTCAGAGAAGAAGTTGATCTCAAGAGATGTGCTCCGCTGAGGAGGACTCACAGACAGAGGAGCCTGGCATGTAGAACTTTGCTAGGGGCTGTCTCACTGGGGCTTTAAGGGGAGGCCTGGGGGCATAGCCAAGGGTGGGATTATCCTGGTAGATGCCCTAGGAGGCTTTTCTCAGTACAAGAGcctggaaaggggcaggggagaagtGCTACACTAAGAAGGAGTTTTAGGAGGCATCAGCAAAAAGTTGGCTGAAGCAGAGCTTGGCTGCCCAGGTTTCCTCACTAGCCATGGAATAAGGTGGCAGAATTTCTCCCTGAGGCCAGGTGGTGAGGACCCCACAGAACCTGCTGAGAAGGGTATAAGGCCAGCTGGGCCCAGAATCAGGACCTGAAGACCTGTCAAGGAATTATTATTTGGACGTTTTGGTTTCTTGGCTTTATTGGCACCTTGCAAGTGGTGGGACTAAATCATAACCTGGCCACAAGGCTGAGTCACAAGAAGAACTGGTCTTGTGACTGCTAGCAGGAGATGCTGGAGGAGAACCATCTAAGCCACATCCAGTAGGGAGGCGTGTATGCCAGTGGTGAGTACCTTCTTTTACAGTAATTTGCTGAAATATTTGGTGCTCTGCCCTTAGAAGAACCATGGAGATAAAAGCCAGGGGGTTAATTTTTCAATAGCTGACAGCGAAAGACCTCAGTATTCAGTTTTATCCTCCTGTGGTATTAGCTCAAGGTTATTGGTTTCCGGTGTACTTTTCAAACTGATTGTACCCTGCTCAATACTAGGGAAAACCTGGATGTGAATTCTGTATTTGGAAGCCTACCTCCAGTTAATAGCATGTGCTGTGGCATGGTTAACATAAGAATgactatactgggtcagaccaacggtccTTCTAGACAAGTGTGCTATCTTCTGACCAGTGGTCAGTGTctgatgcctcagagggagtgaacaggtaGTCACGAAGGGATCCATGCTCAgtcacccatctccagcctctgacagagccTAGGGACATGATCcctacccctcctggctaatCACTATTGATGGCTATAACCgccaatcatctgaagaaatgggtcttgccTATGAGAGGTCAtgacttaatacatttgttagtccttaaactGCTATTTGTTGTTTGTGAGGCTATAGGCTACCATGGCCACCCCGAGggcatcctccatgaatttatgtaattcttttttgaatcctctggcgaggagttccacaggttaactgtacaatgcatgaagaaatatttccttttgtttttaaacctgctatccattaatttcatgtggtgattcctagttcttctgttataggaacaagtaaataacttttccttattcactttctctgtacctgtcttgattttatagacctctatcgtaTCTCCTCTGAAAAGTAGCTTCTCTGAGGCTGCATAATAGCTAGTGCTAATGGGAATTCCAGAAGGGCTGTTAAACCCC from the Carettochelys insculpta isolate YL-2023 chromosome 30, ASM3395843v1, whole genome shotgun sequence genome contains:
- the TXNIP gene encoding thioredoxin-interacting protein yields the protein MVVFKKIKIFELVFSEPEKVYNSGEKVAGRVVVEVNEVTRVSSVKVLACGEAKVVWIKGPQQCKQEMEYLRYEDVLTLDDQPADGDGSVILRPGNKYEYKFGFELPQGPLGTSFKGKYGCVDYWVKAFLDRPSFPTQEIKKYFEVMDPVDVNTPDLMSPVAAKKEKKVSCMFIPDGHVSVSARIDRKGFCEGDDICINADFENTCSRIVVPKAAIVSKHTYLANGQTKVFTQKLSCVRGNHIISGMSESWRGKTLRVKKIKPSILGCNILRVEYFLQIYVSVPGSKKIILELPLVIGSRSGFASRNSSMASQASSEMSWVDLNIPDAPEAPPCYMDIIPEDHRLESPTTPLLDDLDSSIDSPIFMYAPEFKFMPPPTYTEVDPCNANNNGQ